One Candidatus Methylomirabilis tolerans genomic window, GCAGCAAATCCGTGGCAGGCCGCTGGTGTACCTCGACAACGCGGCTACGAGTCAGAAGCCGAAGCTCGTCGTCGAGACGCTCGCGCAGTATTATCTGACTGAAAACTCGAATGTGCACCGGGGGGTCCACCTCTTGAGCGAGCGGGCTACGGAGGCCTTTGAGGGTGCCAGGGCCAAGATAGCGCGTTTTCTCAACGCGGGGGAGGCGCGCGAGATTATCTTCGTTCGCGGCGCCACAGAGGGGATCAATCTGGTGGCCCACAGCTTTGCTAAACCACTTCTTTCAGTGGGGGACGAGATCCTCATCTCCGAGATGGAGCACCATTCGAATATCGTCCCGTGGCAGATCGTGTGTGAAGAGACCGGCGCGGTCCTGCGGGTCGTGCCGGTCAACGACGACGGTGAGTTGCGGCTTGATGAGTATGAGCGGCTGCTCGGTCCGAGAACGCGGCTGGTATCGATGGTACACGTCTCAAATGCGCTCGGCACGATCAACCCGGTGCAGCAGGTGATTAATATGGCGCACGAGCGGGGTGTGCCCGTCCTGATCGATGGGGCCCAAGCCGCGCCTCATCTGCCGGTGGATGTACGGGCGCTGGACTGCGACTTCTATGTGTGCTCCGGCCACAAGCTGTTCGGTCCTACCGGCATCGGTATCGTGTTCGGCAAGGCCCGCCACCTCGAGGCCATGCCTCCGTACCAGGGTGGGGGCGACATGATCCTCTCGGTCACCTTCGAGAAGACGATCTACAACGAGGCGCCGATAAAGTTCGAGGCTGGAACGCCCCACATTGCAGGCGCCATCGGGCTCGGTTCGGCGATCGATTACATGAGCCGCATCGGACTGGATCAGATCGCCGCCTACGAGGACGAGTTGCTGACGTACGCGACGGACGCCATCTCCGCCATCCCTGGCTTGCGGATCATCGG contains:
- a CDS encoding cysteine desulfurase, with the translated sequence MRTAIATAAQDAHHAARPTFDVARIREDFPILRQQIRGRPLVYLDNAATSQKPKLVVETLAQYYLTENSNVHRGVHLLSERATEAFEGARAKIARFLNAGEAREIIFVRGATEGINLVAHSFAKPLLSVGDEILISEMEHHSNIVPWQIVCEETGAVLRVVPVNDDGELRLDEYERLLGPRTRLVSMVHVSNALGTINPVQQVINMAHERGVPVLIDGAQAAPHLPVDVRALDCDFYVCSGHKLFGPTGIGIVFGKARHLEAMPPYQGGGDMILSVTFEKTIYNEAPIKFEAGTPHIAGAIGLGSAIDYMSRIGLDQIAAYEDELLTYATDAISAIPGLRIIGTAKEKASILSFVLDDVHAHDIGTILDQEGIAIRTGHHCAQPVLKRFGVPATARASLAFYNTRDEIDALVKAIYKVTDLFG